One genomic region from Cucumis melo cultivar AY chromosome 9, USDA_Cmelo_AY_1.0, whole genome shotgun sequence encodes:
- the LOC127150874 gene encoding choline/ethanolaminephosphotransferase 2-like: MIEKKVILVTFFKVVAHQKCSVYNVYKVVQTRKGSMLLTLAMIFCFILQQLYPFVVLVRGVFAWDHLSPSDIIGSYPHLVITGTGLAFGFLVGRMILAHLCDEPKGLKTGMCMSLLFLPLAIANALTARLNDGVPLVDESLVVLGYCLFTGALYLHFATSVIHEITTALGIYCFRITRKEA, translated from the exons ATGATTGAAAAGAAAGTGATACTTGTTACCTTTTTCAAAGTTGTGGCACATCAAAAA TGTAGTGTGTACAATGTTTACAAGGTTGTGCAGACAAGAAAAGGAAGCATGTTATTAACATTGGCGATG ATATTTTGTTTCATTCTTCAACAACTTTACCCATTTGTAGTACTTGTCAGAGGAGTCTTTGCATG GGATCATTTGTCACCTTCTGACATTATTGGAAGCTATCCCCATCTGGTTATAACTGGAACTGGACTTGCTTTTGGATTCTTAGTG GGTAGAATGATTCTAGCCCACCTTTGTGATGAACCCAAGGGCTTGAAAACTGGAATGTGCATG TCACTATTATTTCTTCCTCTTGCCATTGCAAATGCTCTCACAGCAAGGCTTAACGACGG GGTACCTTTAGTTGATGAAAGTCTAGTTGTTCTTGGTTATTGTCTTTTTACTG GTGCTCTGTATTTGCACTTCGCAACTTCAGTCATTCATGAGATCACCACTGCATTGGGAATCTATTGCTTCAG GATAACTAGGAAAGAGGCTTAA